In one Plasmodium reichenowi strain SY57 chromosome 7, whole genome shotgun sequence genomic region, the following are encoded:
- a CDS encoding Cg1 protein: MFTFLVIIVNVLVCICFLNTKYQIQLDYSVPSTLINLDRSLKYTNITVGKDSFLCILDKSDSFDTCEQYDLLKKVDDFYPNGVDEHKEINNNNNNKKKKNYNNNNNYYYYNNYNYINNQNNHISNNGDNQINNDYYTNYNRYDYLEEHLNKNFLLKYQDNNNMNYNLYLKEENYEIEYHNAHYWMNIQDENIQASYVTQNLIKDVGDNNTSYKNSNNNGWTCNNVLNKLNNKYSKEFKEEKKKKKKKKKDKKKKNHYDYFSNERNEKLDKLNKAFNCNFKRLYDYIFYKHKINAYHKYRIYNNINDDVLLKNHIIKGKMLTINNTCIDAFNNGNILKICLNKSISFITKRYHTKHKKHITISTYAIGKDLLFSNNTVVQYYSDGKYFFEVLFLCGNNNLRVNSFEKLYNVYYPYIFQIYEHLNTTISKLYNIIIKKLKDNDVYFFRSFSNYQYTEDYYKSLKQKLIHNLNLYYPEAIYLYRITLSGYMFCNYTEKINPPNFFLLKNLMNKCHHFIREDDTMFEICLPYSVIQYKKNAYGKEKYPLVLLGSSYNSLNQGKPFYEKMYDIFPVLKSNHMMKKTIEYYNKLKGNLSTSNSMPTQQNSLSSTTTNNSNISDVKYDYSNKKKNLTSPQMLSSLEEFSLANGLSPNSMGTSSNISPQNSMTTPNNTSNAKGVSSSNMVSSSNTVSSSNMVSSSNMVSSSNTLSSSNTSSSSNTLSSSNTLSSSNTLSSSNTLSSSNTLSSSNTLSSAPNLFPPSFNVSYTPFYMTSLSAYFSSSAHRMPYVSSYIMDKPLEVLKYGNSSFYKTLAFDLKGGKCIDSLDEVHDYVTTIYFDCSLNYKSGTQTKVVNVFQSTECHYYVHITSPYVCAHPLLHMPMKSENETVKCFRNIYAASSQLQDKWASNTFNNIMYNQYDSMPNIISSNIISNNNNNNNNNNNNNVNNFGNISNKWNDPNISSYKNHNEYTLPNFFFNKEDILKNDDFISNDDKINLLEYYLLQNKIFKNKNFLSFEAIPKDTEIIFGKKYHFGLGNYVRKRIYKSIPIFHIGNVVRHKYWNYQAVVVSWDYSCFAPSEWKKKSFSEYPPEFQNTVHYLLLINNKKKKNQNVFCYTKDPKNKKNCNKGNKEDKNVNTNENVNVNVNENVNVNVNVNINVNVNGGDYKDHFNQHDKNRNNKNKMDYGPNDKLTYNKNYEKKKEKKENDTNQTDEEVFHFAYVPESSLIYGDEIIYNEYLYEFFEKYNNSFHFYIPKKKHIIWKLFPYDFFNLIF; encoded by the coding sequence atgtTTACTTTTCttgttattattgtaaACGTATTGGTTTGCATATGTTTCTTAAATACAAAATACCAGATACAACTGGATTATAGTGTACCTAGTACCTTAATCAATTTAGATAGATCTTTAAAATATACGAACATAACTGTAGGAAAAGATTCCTTTCTTTGTATATTAGATAAGTCTGATAGTTTTGATACATGTGAACAATATGATTTATTGAAAAAGGTCGATGATTTTTACCCTAATGGGGTGGACGAAcataaagaaataaataataataataataataaaaagaagaagaattataataataataataattattattattataataattataattatattaataatcAGAATAATCATATCAGCAATAATGGTGACAATcaaattaataatgattattatacaaACTACAATAGGTATGATTATCTGGAAGAACATCTAAATAAAAACTTTCTTCTAAAATATcaagataataataatatgaattataatttatacCTAAAGGAAGAGAACTACGAAATAGAATATCATAATGCACATTACTGGATGAATATCCAAgatgaaaatatacaaGCAAGCTATGTTACACAAAATCTTATTAAAGATGTTggtgataataatacaagTTATAAGAACAGTAATAATAACGGTTGGACTTGTAATAACGTATtgaataaattaaataataaatattccAAAGAATTTAAggaggaaaaaaaaaaaaagaaaaaaaaaaaaaaagataaaaaaaaaaaaaatcattatgattatttttcgaacgaaagaaatgaaaaacttgataaattaaataagGCATTTAATTGTAATTTTAAAAGGTTGtatgattatattttttataaacataaaattaatgcatatcataaatatagaatatataataatattaatgatgatgtattattaaaaaatcatataataaaagggAAAATGTTAAccataaataatacatgtATTGATGCGTTTAATAAtggaaatatattaaaaatatgtttaaataaatctatatcatttataaCAAAAAGATATCATACGAAACATAAAAAACATATCACTATATCTACTTATGCTATAGGAAAAGATTTGTTATTTTCTAATAATACTGTTGTACAATATTATAGTGATGgcaaatatttttttgaagtattatttttatgtggtaataataatttaagaGTTAATAGTTTTGAAAAGCTGtataatgtatattatcCATACATTTTCcaaatatatgaacattTAAATACAACTATTTCTAAactttataatattataataaaaaaattaaaagataatgatgtatatttttttagaTCGTTTTCGAATTATCAATATACAGaagattattataaatcattaaaacaaaaattaatacacaatttaaatttatattatcctgaagctatatatttatatcgTATTACATTAAGTGGATATATGTTTTGTAATTATACAGAGAAAATAAATCCAccaaatttttttcttttaaaaaatctGATGAATAAATGTCATCATTTTATTAGAGAAGATGATACCATGTTTGAAATATGTTTACCATATAGTGttatacaatataaaaaaaatgctTATGGGAAAGAAAAATATCCATTAGTTTTATTAGGATCTTCATATAATTCACTTAATCAAGGTAAACCcttttatgaaaaaatgtATGATATTTTTCCTGTATTAAAATCTAATcatatgatgaaaaaaactatagaatattataataaattgaAAGGAAACCTTTCAACATCTAATTCTATGCCCACACAACAAAATTCGCTATCTTCTACGACTACGaataattcaaatatatcagatgtaaaatatgattattcaaataaaaaaaaaaatttaacTTCACCCCAAATGTTATCATCTCTAGAGGAATTTTCTTTAGCAAATGGATTATCTCCAAATAGTATGGGAACATCAAGTAATATATCACCACAAAATAGTATGACTACACCAAATAATACATCTAATGCAAAAGGAGTATCTTCATCAAATATGGTGTCATCATCAAATACGGTGTCATCATCAAATATGGTGTCGTCATCAAATATGGTGTCATCATCAAATACGTTGTCGTCGTCAAATACATCGTCGTCGTCAAATACGTTGTCGTCATCAAATACGTTGTCGTCGTCAAATACATTGTCGTCTTCAAATACATTGTCGTCGTCAAATACATTGTCGTCATCAAATACGTTGTCATCAGCACCAAATTTATTCCCACCATCTTTTAATGTGTCTTATACCCCCTTTTACATGACCTCCCTTTCTGCTTACTTTTCTTCATCAGCACACCGTATGCCATATGTAAGTTCGTATATAATGGATAAACCACTGGAGGTACTAAAATATGGAAATAGTAGTTTTTATAAAACGTTGGCTTTTGATTTAAAGGGAGGAAAATGTATAGATTCCTTAGACGAAGTTCATGATTATGTAACgacaatatattttgacTGTTCTTTAAATTACAAAAGCGGAACTCAAACGAAAGTTGTTAATGTATTCCAATCAACGGAATGTCATTATTATGTGCATATAACTTCACCTTATGTCTGCGCTCATCCACTGTTACATATGCCAATGAAATCAGAAAATGAGACAGTAAAATGTTTTAGGAATATATATGCAGCAAGTTCACAGCTTCAGGATAAGTGGGCGAGTAATACgtttaataatattatgtataatcAATATGATAGTATGCCTAATATTATAAGtagtaatattataagtaataacaataataataataataataataataataataatgtgaataatTTTGGTAATATTAGTAATAAATGGAATGACCCGAATATATCATCTTATAAAAATCATAATGAATATACATTAcctaattttttttttaataaagaagatatattaaagaatGACGATTTTATTAgtaatgatgataaaataaatttattggaatattatcttttacaaaataaaatatttaagaataaaaatttcCTTTCCTTTGAAGCTATACCAAAAGATACAGAAATCATATTTGGAAAGAAATATCATTTTGGTTTAGGAAATTATGTAAGGAAACGAATTTATAAATCTATTCCCATATTCCATATAGGAAATGTTGTAAGACACAAATACTGGAATTATCAAGCTGTAGTTGTTAGTTGGGATTATTCATGTTTTGCTCCAAGTgaatggaaaaaaaaatcctTTTCAGAATATCCCCCTGAATTTCAAAACACAGTTCATTATCTTCTcttaataaataacaagaagaaaaaaaatcaGAATGTATTTTGTTATACTAAGGAtccaaaaaataaaaagaattgTAACAAAGGTAATAAGGAggataaaaatgtaaacaCAAACGAAAATGTAAATGTAAATGTAAACGAAAATGTAAATGTAAATGTAAatgttaatattaatgttaATGTGAATGGTGGTGATTATAAAGATCATTTTAATCAACatgataaaaatagaaataataaaaacaaaatggaTTATGGTCCTAATGATAaattaacatataataaaaattatgaaaaaaaaaaagaaaaaaaagaaaatgatacTAATCAAACTGATGAAGAAGTTTTCCATTTTGCTTATGTACCAGAATCAAGTTTAATTTATGGTGatgaaattatatataatgaatacttatatgaattttttgaaaaatataataattcctttcatttttatattcctaaaaaaaaacatatcATATGGAAACTATTCCCATATGacttttttaatttaatcTTTTGA
- a CDS encoding Cg6 protein, whose protein sequence is MNKYIRAPKLIYICASLGIHSILFKKEKSSDNKNLYHNKDFIKLKNIIFLTSCEIPQDPKEEGGKKNYDRYHNELFNNKINQNNVHIDNNELINYFDELYKESKNENIITNGEEEEVEFNSSNVLLSFVEEHEHVKNKNDNDKCIKDEHGESERVEENIILSEDIINIIENILKKYNVVLFMKGTALNPYCKYSKQAIHILKLNKVKQIHTVNILDNQELRNALKIYSNWPTFPQLYVNHKFIGGIDKLQELHDQNKIKDII, encoded by the coding sequence atgaataaatacATAAGAGCGCcaaaattaatttatatttgtgCTTCTCTGGGTATTCATTCCatactttttaaaaaagaaaaaagttcagataataaaaatttgtaccataataaagatttcataaaattaaaaaatataatattcttaaCATCCTGTGAAATTCCCCAGGATCCAAAAGAAGAAggaggaaaaaaaaattatgatagGTACCACAATGAATTATttaacaataaaataaatcaaaataatgtaCACATcgataataatgaattaataaattattttgatgaattatataaagaaagtaaaaatgaaaatattattacaaatgGTGAGGAGGAAGAGGTTGAGTTCAATTCATCAAACGTTTTGTTATCCTTTGTTGAGGAGCATGAacatgtaaaaaataaaaatgataatgataaatgtataaaagATGAACATGGTGAATCCGAAAGAGTAGAAgagaatataatattaagtgaagatataataaatattattgaaaatattttaaaaaaatataatgttgttttatttatgaaaGGCACAGCTTTAAATCCTTATTGTAAATATAGTAAACAAGCTATTCATATTctaaaattaaataaagtAAAACAAATTCATACCGTCAATATTTTAGATAATCAAGAACTAAGAAATgctttaaaaatatattcgAACTGGCCTACATTTCCTCAATTATATGTTAATCATAAATTTATAGGTGGCATAGACAAGTTGCAAGAATTGCATGAccaaaataaaattaaagatattatataa